One genomic region from Vanacampus margaritifer isolate UIUO_Vmar chromosome 2, RoL_Vmar_1.0, whole genome shotgun sequence encodes:
- the LOC144044869 gene encoding mitochondrial adenyl nucleotide antiporter SLC25A23-like isoform X2 → MAGAVSRTGTAPLDRLKVFLQVHGSVSRGTNLWLGLRGMIQEGGVFSLWRGNGINVLKIAPESAIKFMAYEQIKWLIRGSKEGGTLRLQERFLAGSLAGATAQTIIYPMEVLKTRLTLRTTGQYSGMADCAKQILKREGVRAFYRGYLPNTIGIIPYAGIDLAVYETLKNTWLQRYCQDSADPGVLVLLGCGTVSSTCGQLASYPLALIRTRMQAQDSMEGNPKLTMVGQFKYILSNEGVFGLYRGITPNFLKVIPAVSISYVVYEHMKKFLGMQY, encoded by the exons ATGGCAGGTGCTGTGTCCAGGACAGGAACTGCTCCTTTGGATCGCCTGAAAGTTTTCTTGCAG GTGCACGGTTCTGTGTCTCGTGGGACAAATCTGTGGTTGGGGTTAAGAGGCATGATCCAAGAAGGAGGGGTCTTTTCACTCTGGAGGGGAAATGGCATCAATGTCCTCAAGATTGCCCCAGAATCTGCAATTAAGTTTATGGCCTATGAACAG ATCAAGTGGCTGATCCGTGGCAGCAAGGAGGGGGGAACTTTAAGATTGCAAGAAAGATTCCTTGCTGGCTCTTTGGCAGGAGCTACTGCCCAGACCATCATCTACCCCATGGAG GTGCTTAAAACTCGTCTCACGTTAAGGACAACGGGACAATACTCAGGTATGGCTGACTGTGCCAAACAGATCCTGAAAAGGGAGGGAGTACGGGCTTTTTACAGGGGCTACCTGCCAAATACAATCGGCATCATCCCATATGCTGGTATTGACTTAGCTGTGTATGAG aCTCTTAAGAATACCTGGCTTCAGCGGTATTGTCAAGACTCTGCAGATCCAGGTGTTTTGGTCCTTCTGGGCTGTGGAACTGTTTCCAGCACCTGTGGGCAGCTCGCATCATATCCACTTGCTCTTATTCGGACACGAATGCAGGCGCAAG ACAGCATGGAGGGTAACCCGAAACTGACCATGGTGGGtcagttcaaatacattttatccaATGAAGGTGTGTTTGGTCTGTATCGTGGCATCACACCCAACTTTCTCAAAGTAATTCCTGCTGTTAGCATCTCCTATGTGGTGTATGAGCACATGAAGAAATTCCTTGGGATGCAATACTAG
- the LOC144044871 gene encoding protein FAM200B-like, which produces MVMLHLAVMLQKNGKKLRREVSPKCKSYLSTCTFYTYFIRFFTISNHVRRTPTFVRGKKNALTCACVDIHRVNIVEASMEEPPSKKRRTQGSGRHQKEWELLQGEYAGWIKASLRGTQFSFCVPCNKDVKVAASGFNDLKSHFKTAGHVENVKKTNSHVPLTKHFVSTANPAASHKTTNAEILFCHFLAEHNIAFTAADHFSDLVKVMFPDSQTAKEFACRRTKATMIVKESLARGYTQDVIQYCRTHPFTLMIDESNDRTTKKRLVVLAHFFDGENTNTRLLDLPELASGTAASIFAVIDNILQENDIPWSNVVGFASDNCNTMVGKKNSVLSRIKEKNGAVFSVGCICHLGNLCVKDGLKTLPVNIDDLLVDIFYFF; this is translated from the exons atggtgatgttgcatttagctgttatgctgcagaAAAACGGGAAAAAGTTGCGAAGAGAAGTCAGCCCCAAGTGTAAAtcatacctgtcaacttgtacgttttatacgtattttatacgtttttttaccatttcaaatcatgtacggcgtacaccgacttttgtacgggggaaaaaaaatgcgctgacatgcgcatgcgtagatatacatagagtaaatatcgtggaagcaagcatggaggagccacctagtaagaaacgaagaactcaaggatcgggtcgacaccagaaagaatgggagttacttcaaggtgaatatgctggctggataaaagcatcgttaagaggcactcaattctcattctgtgtcccttgcaataaagacgtgaaagttgctgcgagtggatttaaCGATCTCaagagccactttaaaactgccggacacgtggagaatgtgaaaaaaaccaattcacatgtcccattaaccaagcacttcgtctctaccgcaaatcctgcagcatcccacaaaacgacaaatgcggaaattctcttctgccattttcttgctgagcacaacattgctttcacagctgcggaccacttctcggatttggtgaaagttatgtttccggattcacagacagctaag gagtttgcatgtcggaggaccaaggctacgatgattgttaaggagagccttgcacgtggctacacccaagatgtcattcagtactgcagaactcacccatttaccctcatgattgatgaaagcaatgatcgtactaccaaaaagcgacttgttgtgttagctcacttctttgatggggagaacacaaataccagactcctcgatttaccagagttggcatcaggcacagcagcatcaatctttgccgttattgacaacattttacaagaaaatgacattccatggagtaacgttgtgggatttgcaagcgacaattgcaacaccatggttggaaagaaaaactctgtcttgtctaggataaaagaaaaaaatggggctgtttttagtgttggatgcatttgtcatcttggcaatctgtgtgtcaaagatggactgaagacattgccagtaaacatagatgacttgctggtggatatattttattttttttaa
- the LOC144044839 gene encoding uncharacterized protein LOC144044839, producing MRIEEKQKMATDGKKQLTLDRFFQKGEASTSAKVHVCDDGDDGGDNEVDAEAAALTRRQLRSRPKASEASGASAGKRRARPSTSAREDVKSDDDDDDDDGDNEVDAEVAAYTRRQLRPRFKASEASGASSGKRGARPSTSPHEDVDSDDDEEYPESDGYSSEEWVQSDHGESDTDSLLSAEDCEDRGSCSQRRPSAKTTKRAAAQSDTPQSEQNKGPRTSGSQKKDPKNSGWHEAGWQPNSFTFTAEPGPRGAAAELNSTRPVDFLQLFITDELLQHIADQTNLYARQSMQKRAESLPHCSQHS from the exons atgagaattgaggagaaacaaaaaatggcgaccgatggtaagaagcagctcacgcttgatcgtttttttcaaaaaggagaagcatcaactagtgctaaagtgcacgttTGTGACGACGGGGATGATGGTGGTGAcaacgaggttgacgccgaagctgcagcgttgacgcggcggcagcttcgatcacgtcctaaggcctcagaggctagcggtgctagcgccggaaaacgtcgtgcacgaccgagcacttctgcacgcgaggacgttaaatcggacgacgacgatgatgatgatgatggtgacaacgaggttgatgccgaagttgcagcgtacacgcggcggcagcttcgaccacgttttaaggcctcagaggctagcggtgctagctccggaaaacgtggtgcacgaccgagcacttctccgcacgaggacgttgattcggacgacgacgaagagtatcctgagtccgatggatattcttcggaggagtgggtacaatctgaccacggagaaagtgatacGGACAGTCTTTTATCCGCAGAAGActgcgaag atcgcgGATCGTGCTCACAACGACGTCcctctgcaaagacgacaaagagag ctgcagctcagagtgacactCCTCAGAGTGAGCAAAATAAAGGTCCAAGGACCAGTGGATCccagaaaaaag atcccaaaaattctggctggcatgaagcaggctggcagccaaactcattcacctttactgcggagccaggaccgagaggtgccgcagcagagctgaattcgacccggccagttgacttcctgcaactcttcatcacggacgagcttctgcagcacattgctgatcagacaaacttatatgCACGCCAGtctatgcaaaaacgggctgaaagtctgccacactgcag ccaacacagctga